The genomic DNA GAGTCATATCAAATAATTTAATCTGAATATCGGTAACATAACTTTTAGGCTTACCTAGTATTTTTTGAGTAGTAGCGAGTGTTGCATAGCTTTGAACTTTGTCTACCTCATCTACTCCTGATTGAAAAAAACCAACTACTTTCAAAGGAAATCGAATTCCATCGCTTGTCGTTATTTGAATGTTGTCACCAATCTGAACGAGCATTTTCTTAGCAGCACCAATGCCTAAAATGATACTATTAGGTGTGTTTTTTAAATTAATAGTTTTACCTTTCACTACGTAATCCTGAAACGTAAAAAGCTTATTTTCTGCATCTACATCAATACCGTTTATGACACCCGTTAAATTAATTGTGCCTACATTATAAAAAATGGGCACTGTGGTTTTTGGTGCAACACCACGAACATTCGAATCCTTTTTTAGGGCTTTGATGATGGCTTCACTATTCCGTATTTCTGGTAGCTCAATTTTAGGTTTAATATGTCTTACAAAATGATAAGCCTTGGGGTATGCTGTTGATCTGGCAATGGGTTGCACCTTCGATGGTAATATTTCATTATAAAGTCTTACATGCGGCGTACGGTTTAATATCAAATTATCGAGCAAATCGTTTAATCCTGTCATAAAACTCAGCAAAGCGATAAACATCATAATACTGAAGGTAACCCCAAAGGCAGCAACCGCAGTTTGCTTTAGCCTAGCGGTGAGCAAAGCCATTGAAATTCGAGTAATGAGCTTAATTTTCATTACTCTGGAAGAATAAGCTCTTCATTTTCATCTATACCTGAAATAATCTCTACCATTTGGTAATCTTTCAAACCCGTTTTTACAATAAACCTCTTCCCAAATTTATTTACAACTATAGAGTCATTCAGCAGGTAATTTCTTGGTATAAGTAATGCCTCTTTTTTTGTTTTAATGACCACATTGGCTTCAAAGGAAATATTTGGGTATAGTGTAGTTGGTGGACTTGCAAATTCCGCTTCAATGGTAAAAGTTTTACTTTTCAAATTCATCATTGGATTTATTTTTGACACCACAGCATTAAACACAGAATCGCGATAGCTATTCAATACAACCAATACCGGCATGCCTACTTGAATGTCTACAATATCATATTCATCTATTTGCATTTCAAGGAGATATTTTTTATCATCTCCAATTATAGCAATTGATATTTGAGGTGTTACAATTTCGCCCTTAGAGATATTTATTTGATACACCTTACCTTTTACTTTACTTCTCACAAGATAATCACTTGTGTTTTTATTACTGATTAGTAGATTGTTTTTGGCTTGCCTAGAGAGATACTCCAGTTGCCTTTCGACCTCTTCCAACTTTTCTTTTGCAGACTCATAAGTGTTTTTAGACTTTTTAACAGTAAGTTCTTTCTGCTCTAAGACAACTTTAGATCCAATATTTTGCGCCCATAGCCTTTCTTGTCTTTCTAGCATAATTGCATCATTTTCCATTTGACTTTTTGCCAAATCGACAAACGACTTCGCTTCTTCTAATTTCCCACGATTCACATTATAGGCATTAAAATTAGCTGATAATTTAGCGTTGTCCGATATCAAACGTTGTGCATCATTAATAATAGATATAATGGGAGAACCAATCTCTACGGTTACTCCTTCGTCTGCAAATACCTCATCAACAATGCCACTTACTGTTGCAAAAACCTGGTATTGATTTTCACTTACAATAAGCCCTGAAGCATACACAGATTCCGTGATAGATTGTTTTACAGGGCTTATCGTGTCCTGTTTCGTTTGACAAGCACTGCATATAATTAATGCAAAGAGAAAAAGACATTTCATAGGTTTTAACTATTCTAATCAATCAAATGAAATATTTGAACGACTTAAGGTAATCTGGCTTATTGCCCTTCAAAATAATTTTTAACAAAAGCCTCTTGTTGATTATCTGTCATCTTATCTGCTATTTCAATTCCGATTTTTATATCCTTAAAATGTAAATCGGTCTTCAAGTAATTGTGCAGTTCTGTTTTTGCATTTGTTGGCCCAAATAAAAGTACCCTATCATATTTTAAAATGGCATTTGCAATTTCTTTATAAAAAGCTTCATTCATTTGTTGCCTTTTATTATGCATTAATTTTTCACTTCTACTCAATGCTTCTTCTTTTGTATCAAAAGTAAATTTCGATGTTATCGAATTACTGTGCTTTTTGGAAGTTAAATCAATCAATTTTGCGATTGAATGATCCATCCAGATACCTACGTTTTTTTGTGTTTTCATTTGTATTTTAATTAAGTGGTTTTTCATTATTTTGTATCCGCCCAAGAATTGTTTCTAAAGAAGCTGTAAGTTTATCGACAGCACCTGATACAGCAAGTTCAACAGTATTGGCCTGACATGAAACGGCTAACGGTTGTCTGCCTTCAATTCTAGTTTCCAACAAGCATCTCATAACATTATGTCCTTCCTTTTTTCCATTTTCATCTGATAGATGTACTTCTATTCTTGTAATATGGGATTCGAAAATTTTTACCCCTTCTGCTATCAAAGAAGTAAAATAATGCTGATCTTTTTCATCTCCAGGAATTGTTTTATCGGTATTAAATTGAATTTTCATTGTTGTGTTTTTATTGGTTTAATTATTCTTTTTATTTATTATGTGTGTTGGCATAATTACTTACAATCTCTTTTAAAGAATTATAGTAATCTTCTAGGTTTTTAATATCTACCTCATCTTCTTTAGAATCGTTCATTGGTATTTCAATAATGTATTTAGACAACTCAGGAAATTCGTTGTGAATTTTAGCTGTGATGCTTATTATATTCTGTTCCAGTTCTATCTTCGTTTTCATTTATTTTTTATTAAGTTGAAGTTCCTTGAATGTGTGTTTTTATGATAATTTATTGATTTGATAAAATTACTTGTCAGATAAGACCTCATCTTAAAAATGGAATTCCTTACTTTCATAAAGTTTAGGTATCGTCACGTTCCAATTGAAAGTGTCTTTAAGTTTTACTCGAAAAGCATCTAAGGACGACGGTTCGCCGTGTATTAGAAAAACTTCTTCAGGAACATTCTTAATGTCTGTTAACCAATCTAAAAGCTCTGTCTGGTCTGCGTGCGCAGATAAACTTTCAATTTGATGAACTGTTGCTTTTACTGGAATCCATTTTCCGAAGAATTTAAGTTCGTGTGCACCGTCTAACAATTGTCTACCTCTTGTGCCTTCAGCTTGATAGCCTACCAGCAGTACGGTTGTTGTTGGCTCGTCTATAAGTTGTTTTAAATACGTTAATACACGTCCGCCTGTTACCATACCACTTCCAGCAATCACAATTTTTGGGCGTGGAGCATCTATTGTTTCCCAAGTTTCACGATACGATGTAATAATATTCATTCGTTTTTGCATCTCTAGAAACTCTTTAGGTGGAATCTTATGCCATTTTGAAAATCGCTCAAAAACAGCAAGTACATTATTCCCCATAGGACTGTCTATAAATATTGGAATGTTAGGTATTCTGTTCTCTTTGTGTAATTTATAAAGGAGGTACATTAATAATTGTAACCGTTCTACAGCAAAGGAAGGAATGATTAAACTCCCCTGAGTATCGATGGTGTGATTGATAAGTGTTACCAATTTTTCTGTAACACTCTCTGTAGGATGTAATTTATTCCCGTACGTACTTTCTATAAACAGATAATCTGCTCGTGTTGGTTTTTGAGGTGGAGCTAAGAGTACATCATTACTTCTTCCTATATCACCAGAAAAAACCATTATTTTTCCAAAGATATCTAACTCGATAAATGTAGCACCTAATATGTGACCATTGTATTTAAACCGATACTTCACATTTTTAGAGATAGCATACCAAGTATCTAGTTCCGCAGATTTAAATAGACCAATTGTACTCTCTGCTTCTTTAACAGTATAAAATGGTTTGGCAGGAGCATGTTTAGAATAGCCTTCTTTATTGGCTTTTTTAGCTTCTTCTTCGTGGATTTTACCACTGTCTTTAAGAATAATCTCGGTAATTGCTAAAGTAGGTGCTGTACCAATAACGGTTCCTCTAAAACCTTGCTTTAGCAAACGAGGTAGGTATCCTGTGTGATCTAGATGACCGTGAGTTAACAATATTGTTCCAATGGTCTTAACATCAAAAGGAATAGGATTCCAGTTTTGTTCTCGGAGTTCCTTTAAGCCTTGAAACATTCCACAATCTATCATAAAGTTGCCTTCTGAGGTTTCAATAATAAATTTAGAACCAGTAACCGTTCCTGCTGCTCCAAAGAAATGAATTTTAACAGTTTTCATATTTTTATGATTTACCACAAAGAAGATTTATCTCTTTGAGAATATTTTGCTTTCTTTTTTCTGAAACTCCTAAATGATCTAAATAAAAAGTATCATTTAAAAGTTGTCTACACAATACAACATCTCTACTTAATAAAAATTGTTTTTCTCTCATAGTCATTAATGAAGAAACTGTAATGGGATATAAACCTAAGCGGTCAATTCTATCTTTAAGTCCGTTATTTTCTGGAAAATCCCAACTTAGCAAATGAAGGCCACAACATTTTCCGTAGGTTATTGCATCTTTTGTAAACTGAGTATTTGTAACCACCCAACCTTCCGTTGGGCAATTGCTATCTTTAACATAGTTGGCAACCACGTCATTATATCTAGAATGAATATATAACGGAATTTTTACGTTACATTTAATACTTCTATCACTATGAAATTTACATTCTACAATAATATATTCTTCTTTTCTTTTTGCAATTACATCCACTTCATGCGTAACACATTTACCTTGTAGTATTTTACCAACTTCAACTTCATAGCCAGAATA from Polaribacter sp. ALD11 includes the following:
- a CDS encoding ABC transporter permease, whose product is MKIKLITRISMALLTARLKQTAVAAFGVTFSIMMFIALLSFMTGLNDLLDNLILNRTPHVRLYNEILPSKVQPIARSTAYPKAYHFVRHIKPKIELPEIRNSEAIIKALKKDSNVRGVAPKTTVPIFYNVGTINLTGVINGIDVDAENKLFTFQDYVVKGKTINLKNTPNSIILGIGAAKKMLVQIGDNIQITTSDGIRFPLKVVGFFQSGVDEVDKVQSYATLATTQKILGKPKSYVTDIQIKLFDMTLAPALAKRYNTLFEVEAIDIQTANAQFETGSSVRTLISYAVGITLLIVAGFGIYNILNMMIYEKMDSIAILKATGFSGKDVNSIFITIALTIGIVGGALGLLFGLGLSALIGEIPFNTASLPAVKTYPINYNPKFYLIGAVFSIITTYFAGYFPSKKASKIDPVDIIRGK
- a CDS encoding efflux RND transporter periplasmic adaptor subunit; translation: MKCLFLFALIICSACQTKQDTISPVKQSITESVYASGLIVSENQYQVFATVSGIVDEVFADEGVTVEIGSPIISIINDAQRLISDNAKLSANFNAYNVNRGKLEEAKSFVDLAKSQMENDAIMLERQERLWAQNIGSKVVLEQKELTVKKSKNTYESAKEKLEEVERQLEYLSRQAKNNLLISNKNTSDYLVRSKVKGKVYQINISKGEIVTPQISIAIIGDDKKYLLEMQIDEYDIVDIQVGMPVLVVLNSYRDSVFNAVVSKINPMMNLKSKTFTIEAEFASPPTTLYPNISFEANVVIKTKKEALLIPRNYLLNDSIVVNKFGKRFIVKTGLKDYQMVEIISGIDENEELILPE
- a CDS encoding MBL fold metallo-hydrolase RNA specificity domain-containing protein gives rise to the protein MKTVKIHFFGAAGTVTGSKFIIETSEGNFMIDCGMFQGLKELREQNWNPIPFDVKTIGTILLTHGHLDHTGYLPRLLKQGFRGTVIGTAPTLAITEIILKDSGKIHEEEAKKANKEGYSKHAPAKPFYTVKEAESTIGLFKSAELDTWYAISKNVKYRFKYNGHILGATFIELDIFGKIMVFSGDIGRSNDVLLAPPQKPTRADYLFIESTYGNKLHPTESVTEKLVTLINHTIDTQGSLIIPSFAVERLQLLMYLLYKLHKENRIPNIPIFIDSPMGNNVLAVFERFSKWHKIPPKEFLEMQKRMNIITSYRETWETIDAPRPKIVIAGSGMVTGGRVLTYLKQLIDEPTTTVLLVGYQAEGTRGRQLLDGAHELKFFGKWIPVKATVHQIESLSAHADQTELLDWLTDIKNVPEEVFLIHGEPSSLDAFRVKLKDTFNWNVTIPKLYESKEFHF
- a CDS encoding restriction endonuclease: MKKEEFTILKASGERAKFSVPKLKNSLRHSGADEKSISQIINVVRDELYQDISTKEIYNRAFALLKKKKSIYASKYKLKKAIYELGPTGFPFERFVAAILQYSGYEVEVGKILQGKCVTHEVDVIAKRKEEYIIVECKFHSDRSIKCNVKIPLYIHSRYNDVVANYVKDSNCPTEGWVVTNTQFTKDAITYGKCCGLHLLSWDFPENNGLKDRIDRLGLYPITVSSLMTMREKQFLLSRDVVLCRQLLNDTFYLDHLGVSEKRKQNILKEINLLCGKS